Part of the uncultured Cohaesibacter sp. genome is shown below.
CGAGGCGGAGCCCTTGTATGGCACCTGACCTTCAACCCCTTCCGGCACCAGTTTCAGCGTATCGCGCACTTCTGCCTGGAAGTAGCGGTCAGCCGACCCGCGTGCCATGGCACCAACGGAGCCCATGCCGCGGTAGGACTTGAAGGAACGACCCTGATAGAGATAGACCTCTCCTGGGCTTTCGTCCGTACCGGCCAGCAGCGATCCGGCCATGGCCACCTGCGCACCACCGGCAAGCGCCTTGGCAAAGTCGCCGGAGAATTTGATGCCACCGTCCGCAATGGTCGGAATGCCCTGTTCTGCCGCAGCAGCCGCGCAATCCATGACGGCGGTCAACTGGGGCACACCAACACCGGCGACGATACGCGTGGTGCAGATGGAGCCCGGCCCGATACCGACCTTGACCGCATCAGCCCCGGCATCGATCAACGCCTTGGTGGCGTCGGCCGTGGCAACGTTGCCTGCGATCAGCTGAACGTTGTTGCTTTCTTTCTTGATGCGGGCGACCGTATCAAGAACACCCTGGCTGTGACCATGGGCGGTGTCGATCACCAGCGCATCGACTTCGGCATCGATAAGCGCCATGGCGCGTTCAAAGCCATCGTCCCCGACCGAGCAGGCAGCAGCGGCGCGAAGACGGCCCTGAGCATCCTTGCAGGCATTGGGATTGAGGCGGGACTTCTCGATGTCCTTCACGGTGATCAGGCCGACGCAGTGGAACTTGTCGTCAACGACGAGCAGCTTTTCAATGCGGTGTTGATGCAGAAGACGCTTGGCTTCGTCCTGGCTGACCTGCTCGGTGACAGTCACCAGATTGTCGCGGGTCATCAGTTCATAGACGCGCTGGTCGGGGTCGGAAGCAAAGCGAAGATCGCGGTGGGTC
Proteins encoded:
- the guaB gene encoding IMP dehydrogenase, whose product is MAIILQPSTGTEALTFDDVLLQPDHSVVMPGQVNITTNLTKEIVLNLPLLSSAMDTVTEAKMAIAMAQAGGMGVIHKNFSNEEQAEQVRQVKKFESGMVVNPLTITPDYTVAEAKALTKKYGFSGVPVVEGTKESGAKGGRLVGILTHRDLRFASDPDQRVYELMTRDNLVTVTEQVSQDEAKRLLHQHRIEKLLVVDDKFHCVGLITVKDIEKSRLNPNACKDAQGRLRAAAACSVGDDGFERAMALIDAEVDALVIDTAHGHSQGVLDTVARIKKESNNVQLIAGNVATADATKALIDAGADAVKVGIGPGSICTTRIVAGVGVPQLTAVMDCAAAAAEQGIPTIADGGIKFSGDFAKALAGGAQVAMAGSLLAGTDESPGEVYLYQGRSFKSYRGMGSVGAMARGSADRYFQAEVRDTLKLVPEGVEGQVPYKGSASAVLHQLAGGLKAAMGYTGSKNLEEFRKRAKFVRISSASLRESHAHDVTITRESPNYGTTV